From the Lathyrus oleraceus cultivar Zhongwan6 chromosome 4, CAAS_Psat_ZW6_1.0, whole genome shotgun sequence genome, one window contains:
- the LOC127073851 gene encoding ATPase 11, plasma membrane-type, with protein MGEEEKPETLEAVLKETVDLENIPIDEVFENLRCSREGLTSEAAEQRLTIFGHNKLEEKRESKLLKFLGFMWNPLSWVMEAAAIMAIALANGGGKAPDWQDFVGIITLLIINSTISFIEENNAGNAAAALMASLAPKAKVLRDGRWSEQDAAILVPGDIISIKLGDIVPADARLLEGDPLKIDQSALTGESLPVTKAPGDGVYSGSTCKQGEIECVVIATGVHTFFGKAAHLVDTTNQVGHFQKVLTAIGNFCICSIAVGMLIELVVMYPIQHRRYRPGIDNLLVLLIGGIPIAMPTVLSVTMAIGSHRLSQQGAITKRMTAIEEMAGMDVLCSDKTGTLTLNKLTVDKNLVEVFAKGVDAETVVLMAARASRLENQDAIDTAIVGTLADPKEARAGIQEVHFLPFNPTDKRTALTYTDQEGKMHRVSKGAPEQILNLAHNKTDIERRVHAVIDKFAERGLRSLAVAYQEVPEGRKESPGSPWQFIGLMPLFDPPRHDSAETIRRALNLGVNVKMITGDQLAIGKETGRRLGMGTNMYPSSALLGQHKDESIAALPVDDLIEKADGFAGVFPEHKYEIVKRLQARKHICGMTGDGVNDAPALKKADIGIAVADATDAARSASDIVLTEPGLSVIISAVLTSRAIFQRMKNYTIYAVSITIRIVLGFMLLALIWKFDFPPFMVLIIAILNDGTIMTISKDRVKPSPLPDSWKLSEIFTTGVVLGSYLAMMTVIFFWAAYKTDFFPKVFGVATLEKNAHDDFRKLASAIYLQVSTISQALIFVTRSRGWSYVERPGLLLVAAFIVAQLIATLIAVYASWSFAAIEGIGWGWAGVIWLYNIIFYIPLDFIKFFTRYALSGRAWDLVIEQRIAFTRQKDFGKEQRELQWAHAQRTLHGLQPPDTKMFTERTHVTELNQMAEEAKRRAEIARLRELHTLKGHVESVVRLKGLDIDTIQQAYTV; from the exons ATGGGTGAAGAAGAAAAGCCTGAAACGTTAGAAGCTGTTCTTAAAGAAACTGTTGATTTG GAGAACATACCCATTGATGAGGTTTTTGAGAATCTGAGATGTAGCAGAGAAGGTCTTACTAGTGAGGCTGCTGAGCAGAGGCTCACAATTTTTGGACATAACAAGCTTGAGGAGAAGAGA GAGAGCAAGCTGTTGAAGTTTTTGGGGTTTATGTGGAATCCTCTCTCTTGGGTTATGGAGGCAGCTGCTATAATGGCCATAGCTCTTGCAAATGGAGGG GGCAAAGCTCCTGATTGGCAAGATTTTGTGGGTATTATCACCTTGCTTATCATCAATTCGACTATTAGTTTTATTGAGGAGAACAATGCTGGTAATGCTGCTGCAGCTCTTATGGCTAGTCTCGCACCGAAAGCTAAG GTTCTTCGAGATGGTAGGTGGAGTGAGCAAGATGCTGCGATCCTGGTTCCTGGTGACATCATCAGCATCAAACTTGGAGATATCGTTCCTGCAGATGCTCGTCTTCTTGAAGGAGATCCTTTGAAAATTGATCAG TCTGCACTTACAGGTGAGTCCCTGCCGGTGACAAAGGCTCCCGGTGATGGTGTGTATTCCGGTTCCACCTGCAAACAAGGAGAGATTGAATGTGTTGTCATAGCTACTGGTGTTCATACCTTTTTCGGTAAAGCCGCTCACCTTGTAGATACTACAAACCAAGTCGGTCACTTTCAAAAG GTCTTGACTGCAATCGGGAACTTCTGCATATGTTCAATTGCTGTGGGGATGCTTATTGAGCTTGTTGTTATGTATCCCATCCAACATCGTCGCTATCGTCCTGGAATTGATAACCTCCTTGTGCTTCTCATAGGAGGAATTCCAATTGCCATGCCCACAGTTTTGTCGGTTACCATGGCCATTGGATCCCACAGGCTATCTCAGCAGGGTGCTATCACAAAGAGGATGACAGCCATTGAAGAGATGGCAGGCATGGATGTGCTTTGCAGTGATAAGACTGGAACTCTAACATTAAATAAGCTTACGGTTGACAAAAATCTTGTTGAG GTTTTTGCAAAAGGAGTGGATGCTGAAACCGTTGTTTTGATGGCGGCTCGAGCTTCAAGACTTGAGAATCAAGATGCAATAGACACTGCCATAGTTGGGACGCTAGCTGATCCAAAGGAG GCACGTGCTGGTATACAAGAAGTACATTTTCTTCCGTTCAATCCTACCGATAAGCGGACAGCATTGACTTATACTGATCAAGAGGGTAAAATGCATAGAGTAAGCAAAGGTGCACCAGAACAG ATCCTAAATCTGGCACACAATAAGACAGACATTGAGCGCAGAGTTCATGCAGTAATAGATAAGTTTGCAGAGCGTGGCTTACGATCTCTTGCTGTAGCATACCAA GAAGTTCCGGAGGGAAGGAAAGAGAGTCCTGGAAGCCCGTGGCAATTTATTGGACTCATGCCGCTTTTCGATCCACCAAGACACGATAGTGCTGAGACAATACGGAGGGCACTAAACCTTGGAGTAAATGTCAAAATGATTACAG GGGATCAGCTAGCTATAGGAAAGGAAACAGGTCGCCGTTTGGGAATGGGTACAAATATGTATCCTTCATCTGCTTTACTTGGGCAGCACAAGGATGAATCCATTGCTGCCTTACCCGTTGATGATTTAATAGAAAAGGCTGATGGATTTGCTGGGGTATTTCCTG AGCACAAGTATGAGATTGTGAAACGCTTGCAAGCTAGGAAACATATTTGTGGAATGACCGGTGATGGAGTGAATGATGCACCTGCTCTCAAGAAGGCCGACATTGGTATAGCTGTTGCAGATGCTACTGATGCAGCTCGAAGTGCATCTGATATTGTTTTAACCGAACCTGGCCTTAGTGTTATTATAAGTGCTGTTTTGACCAGCCGAGCTATCTTCCAGAGAATGAAGAATTATACA ATTTATGCAGTCTCAATTACAATTCGTATTGTG cTTGGTTTCATGTTGCTGGCTCTGATATGGAAGTTCGACTTTCCGCCCTTTATGGTGCTTATTATTGCCATCCTAAATGATG GTACTATTATGACGATATCAAAAGATAGGGTGAAACCATCGCCTCTTCCAGATAGCTGGAAGCTATCCGAGATATTTACTACTGGGGTTGTGCTTGGTAGTTACTTGGCAATGATGACAGTTATATTCTTCTGGGCAGCATATAAAACAGATTTTTTCCCG AAAGTGTTTGGAGTTGCGACTCTTGAAAAAAACGCACACGATGATTTCCGAAAACTCGCCTCTGCAATCTATCTTCAAGTGAGCACTATTAGTCAGGCACTTATATTTGTTACTCGATCACGAGGTTGGTCATATGTCGAGCGTCCCGGTTTATTGCTGGTTGCTGCCTTTATTGTCGCTCAACTT ATTGCAACTTTGATTGCGGTTTATGCTAGCTGGAGTTTCGCCGCAATTGAAGGAATAGGTTGGGGTTGGGCTGGTGTTATATGGCTATACAACATAATATTCTATATCCCGCTCGATTTCATTAAATTTTTCACTCGCTATGCTTTGAGCGGAAGGGCTTGGGATCTTGTCATTGAGCAAAGG ATTGCTTTCACAAGGCAAAAGGATTTCGGCAAGGAACAAAGGGAGCTTCAATGGGCACATGCGCAAAGAACGCTGCATGGATTACAACCACCGGACACTAAGATGTTCACCGAGAGAACTCATGTCACCGAACTCAATCAAATGGCCGAGGAAGCTAAAAGGAGAGCCGAAATCGCAAG GTTGAGAGAGCTTCATACACTGAAGGGTCATGTAGAATCAGTTGTGAGATTGAAGGGACTTGACATAGACACCATTCAGCAAGCATATACAGTTTAA